A region from the Arthrobacter roseus genome encodes:
- a CDS encoding ABC transporter permease — translation MITAVELGLIYAVMALGVYLTFRILNFPDLTIDGSFTTGASVAAIMIVNGVSPLLSTVAAFAAGLIAGIITGLLHTKGKIDGLLAGILTMIALYSINLRIMDGSANIPLLREDTLITPLRENDWLGSWQSILIFAVVALLVKFFLDWFLHTDLGLSMQATGDNQEMIRSFGVSTDRMKILGLALSNGFVALCGALIAQYQGFSDISMGIGLILVGLASVILGQAIFGARLIMISTLAVILGSILYRIVIFGALEVGLNPSDMKLISALLVVVALVMPQWKFIKRLQGLTTLKKLSTSAKARGSYVGS, via the coding sequence ATGATTACAGCTGTTGAATTAGGGCTGATTTACGCGGTAATGGCTCTAGGGGTCTATCTGACCTTCCGCATCCTGAACTTCCCCGATCTGACGATTGACGGGAGTTTCACCACGGGGGCCTCCGTTGCGGCCATCATGATTGTCAACGGAGTGTCCCCGCTCCTGAGTACGGTGGCCGCCTTCGCGGCCGGCCTGATTGCAGGCATCATCACGGGCCTGCTCCATACCAAGGGGAAGATCGACGGTCTCCTGGCCGGAATCTTGACCATGATCGCGTTGTATTCAATCAACCTTCGGATAATGGACGGGAGCGCAAACATACCGCTCCTGCGTGAGGACACGCTGATCACGCCGCTGCGGGAGAATGACTGGCTGGGTTCTTGGCAGTCCATCCTCATTTTCGCCGTTGTTGCACTCCTCGTGAAGTTTTTCCTGGACTGGTTCCTACACACTGATCTCGGCCTTTCCATGCAGGCCACGGGCGATAACCAAGAGATGATCCGAAGCTTCGGCGTCAGTACGGACCGGATGAAAATTCTGGGTCTGGCGCTATCCAATGGATTCGTCGCATTGTGCGGTGCACTCATCGCGCAATATCAGGGATTCTCTGACATCAGTATGGGTATTGGTCTCATCCTCGTTGGTCTGGCATCGGTGATTCTGGGCCAGGCGATTTTCGGAGCGCGTCTGATCATGATCTCCACACTGGCGGTCATTCTGGGGTCCATCCTGTACCGCATCGTCATCTTCGGTGCATTGGAGGTCGGTCTCAACCCCTCGGATATGAAACTTATCTCCGCGCTGTTGGTTGTTGTTGCGCTGGTGATGCCCCAGTGGAAATTTATCAAACGGCTACAGGGGCTGACCACGCTGAAGAAACTGAGCACTAGTGCAAAGGCCAGGGGTAGCTATGTTGGAAGTTAG
- a CDS encoding ABC transporter ATP-binding protein, with translation MLEVSDVRKTFFAGTVNERIALDNVSLKLDAGDFVTVIGSNGAGKSTLLNITSGKLKPDTGTVKINNNDVTKLDDFQRAKFIGRVFQDPMAGSSPTMTIEENLSIAHGRGKRRGLRRGVTKRKREFFCTELESLELGLESRLKSKVGLLSGGQRQALSLLMATFSQPDILLLDEHTAALDPQRAELVSRLTMDVVERHKLTTLMVTHNMEQALRMGNRLIMMHEGRIILDIDEEQKRKTTVEDLLKEFEKIQGSKFADDRAMLQ, from the coding sequence ATGTTGGAAGTTAGCGACGTTCGGAAGACGTTCTTTGCCGGTACCGTCAATGAACGGATCGCACTGGATAACGTCTCGCTGAAGCTCGACGCCGGAGACTTCGTCACGGTCATCGGCAGCAACGGCGCCGGTAAGTCGACCCTCCTGAACATCACGTCAGGAAAGCTGAAGCCGGATACAGGGACGGTGAAGATCAACAACAACGATGTCACCAAACTGGATGACTTCCAGCGGGCAAAGTTTATTGGCCGTGTCTTCCAGGACCCCATGGCAGGGTCCTCGCCAACCATGACGATCGAGGAGAACCTGTCGATCGCTCATGGACGGGGAAAAAGGCGGGGTCTGCGCAGGGGAGTGACCAAACGCAAGCGAGAGTTCTTCTGCACAGAATTGGAATCGCTGGAGTTGGGATTGGAAAGCAGGCTCAAGTCCAAGGTTGGTTTGCTCTCCGGCGGGCAACGGCAGGCGCTTTCGCTGCTTATGGCCACCTTCAGCCAGCCGGACATCCTTCTCTTGGATGAGCACACCGCCGCACTGGATCCGCAGCGTGCGGAACTGGTGTCCCGGCTGACCATGGACGTGGTGGAACGCCACAAGCTCACCACCCTCATGGTTACGCACAATATGGAGCAGGCCCTGCGGATGGGGAACCGCCTCATCATGATGCACGAAGGACGCATCATTCTGGACATCGATGAGGAACAGAAGCGGAAAACCACCGTGGAAGATCTCCTCAAGGAGTTCGAGAAAATCCAGGGGAGCAAGTTCGCCGACGATCGGGCGATGCTTCAGTAA
- the fdhD gene encoding formate dehydrogenase accessory sulfurtransferase FdhD has translation MGRMTQRVKVTTYSANAPARSVQDVLAAEEPLEIRVNGRSLSITMRTPGDDFDLVAGFLVSEGIIGHQEQLATMRFCAGEDESGLQTYNVIDAELAPGVEPPSRNLHRQVITSSACGICGTASIDAVTRSSRYTLSLDEVRLDVGTLLGLPDILLANQKLFDRTGGVHAAGLFSSGGDLLCLREDVGRHNAVDKVIGWALREDLLPLSGTVLQVSGRASFELVQKAFLAGIPVLSAVSAPSSLAVALAEASGLTLAGFSRGARVNVYTHQERITSGGH, from the coding sequence GTGGGCCGGATGACACAGCGAGTCAAGGTCACCACCTACTCGGCTAATGCCCCTGCACGAAGCGTGCAGGATGTCCTCGCAGCCGAAGAGCCGCTGGAAATCCGTGTGAACGGCCGCTCCTTGAGCATCACTATGCGCACTCCGGGCGACGACTTCGACCTCGTGGCTGGTTTTCTGGTATCTGAGGGCATCATCGGGCATCAGGAGCAGCTCGCGACGATGCGCTTCTGCGCCGGGGAGGACGAAAGCGGCCTCCAGACCTACAACGTCATCGACGCTGAGCTGGCTCCCGGCGTTGAACCTCCATCGAGGAACCTGCATCGGCAGGTCATTACCTCCAGTGCTTGCGGTATTTGCGGAACTGCGTCCATCGATGCTGTGACTCGGAGCTCCAGGTACACACTGAGCCTGGATGAGGTACGGCTCGACGTCGGCACGCTCCTTGGTCTGCCGGACATCCTCCTTGCCAACCAAAAACTTTTTGACCGCACCGGTGGAGTGCACGCGGCCGGGCTCTTCAGTAGCGGAGGGGACCTGCTGTGCCTACGGGAAGACGTGGGCCGCCACAATGCTGTCGACAAGGTCATAGGGTGGGCGCTGCGGGAGGACCTGTTGCCACTGTCGGGGACCGTCCTGCAGGTCTCCGGAAGGGCGTCCTTCGAACTCGTGCAAAAAGCGTTTCTTGCGGGAATCCCCGTCCTCTCGGCCGTCAGCGCGCCGTCGTCGCTCGCCGTAGCGCTGGCAGAAGCCTCTGGCCTCACTCTGGCAGGTTTCAGCAGGGGTGCGCGAGTCAACGTCTACACACATCAAGAGCGGATCACCTCGGGAGGACACTGA
- a CDS encoding ABC transporter ATP-binding protein, whose product MSMEGAAWSSLHRISTAKDSKNKFSKETFKRIFSFAEPYKNKLIAFVLLSVVGAFLAIATPVLAGEVVNAIVAKDPVDVVIRLAIIIAVVALLDAAVSMFTRWYSSRVGEGVILDLRTAVFNHVQKMPIAFFTRTRTGALVSRLNNDVIGAQQAFSGALSGVVSNVVLLALTLMVMLNTSWLVTLLAVIMLPVFLLPARRMGRRLAALRREAADHNSAMGTQMTERFSAPGATLVKLFGRPAEESQEFEVRASRVRDIGIKMAMMQFIFVAALMLVSALALALVYGLGGSLAIQGQLDAGEVVTLALLLTRLYAPLTNLANARVEIMSALVSFERVFEVLDLVPLIRERDNAREVPEGPVAVEFDDVRFGYPSADKVSLASLEEVSTLDTRGGEEVLHGISFRVEPGQTVALVGSSGAGKSTIAQLMARLYDVDGGTVRLAGTDIRDVTFQSLRETLGMVTQDGHLFHETIKSNLLLANPEATDELIWDALRRARLEALIQSLPDGLDTMVGERGYRLSGGERQRMTIARLLLAEPRVVILDEATAALDSTSEAAVQAALSEALHGRTAVVIAHRLSTIRSAHQILVVEAGEIIERGSHSQLLALGGRYAELHRTQFASQDDDISAASSGLRPA is encoded by the coding sequence ATGAGCATGGAAGGCGCGGCCTGGAGTTCCCTTCACCGGATCTCCACCGCCAAGGACAGCAAGAACAAATTCTCGAAGGAAACGTTCAAACGGATCTTCTCCTTCGCTGAACCGTACAAGAACAAACTCATCGCCTTTGTGCTGCTCTCGGTCGTTGGCGCCTTTCTGGCCATCGCCACGCCCGTTCTGGCCGGCGAAGTAGTCAACGCCATCGTTGCCAAGGATCCCGTCGACGTCGTCATCCGGCTCGCCATCATCATTGCGGTAGTGGCGCTGTTGGACGCCGCTGTCAGCATGTTCACCCGGTGGTACTCCTCGCGTGTCGGGGAGGGCGTGATCCTCGACCTCCGCACTGCGGTATTCAACCATGTTCAAAAGATGCCGATAGCTTTCTTCACCCGTACTCGCACCGGTGCCTTGGTAAGCCGGCTGAATAACGACGTCATCGGCGCCCAGCAGGCCTTTAGCGGCGCGCTGTCCGGGGTGGTGAGCAACGTTGTACTGCTGGCGCTGACGCTCATGGTCATGTTGAACACCTCGTGGCTTGTGACACTGCTTGCGGTGATCATGTTGCCGGTCTTTCTCCTGCCCGCGCGGCGGATGGGTCGCCGGCTGGCTGCCCTGCGGAGGGAAGCTGCGGATCACAACTCGGCCATGGGGACGCAGATGACTGAGCGTTTCTCTGCTCCGGGAGCAACACTCGTGAAACTTTTTGGCCGACCTGCTGAGGAGTCGCAGGAGTTCGAGGTCCGGGCCTCGCGGGTGCGTGACATTGGTATCAAGATGGCCATGATGCAGTTCATCTTCGTCGCAGCCCTGATGCTGGTCTCAGCCCTGGCTCTGGCGCTGGTCTATGGACTGGGCGGCTCCCTGGCAATTCAGGGGCAACTGGATGCCGGCGAAGTTGTTACCCTGGCCCTGCTGCTGACGCGTCTTTATGCGCCGCTGACCAACCTGGCCAATGCACGGGTGGAGATCATGAGTGCCCTCGTCAGCTTCGAGCGGGTATTCGAAGTCCTCGATCTGGTTCCTCTGATCCGGGAACGGGACAACGCCCGGGAGGTCCCGGAAGGTCCCGTCGCAGTAGAGTTCGACGACGTGCGATTCGGTTACCCATCGGCGGACAAGGTGTCTCTGGCGTCCCTCGAGGAAGTGTCCACCCTTGATACTCGGGGTGGCGAGGAAGTCCTGCACGGAATTTCCTTCCGGGTTGAGCCTGGGCAGACCGTTGCGCTGGTGGGTTCATCGGGTGCGGGAAAGTCAACCATCGCTCAACTGATGGCCCGACTGTACGACGTTGACGGCGGGACGGTGCGTCTGGCGGGAACCGATATCCGGGACGTCACCTTCCAGTCGCTGCGCGAAACGCTCGGCATGGTCACCCAGGACGGTCACCTCTTCCACGAGACCATCAAATCGAATCTGTTGCTGGCCAACCCGGAAGCCACGGATGAGCTGATTTGGGACGCGCTGCGGCGGGCACGGCTCGAAGCTTTGATCCAATCACTCCCGGATGGGCTGGATACCATGGTAGGGGAGCGAGGATACCGACTGTCCGGCGGAGAGCGTCAGCGCATGACCATTGCGCGGCTGCTGCTGGCAGAACCGCGCGTGGTTATCCTCGACGAGGCGACTGCGGCGCTTGATTCAACGTCGGAAGCTGCGGTGCAAGCGGCCCTGAGCGAAGCGCTGCACGGACGAACAGCTGTCGTCATAGCTCACAGGCTGTCCACCATTCGTTCGGCACATCAGATTCTGGTGGTTGAGGCTGGCGAGATCATTGAGCGGGGTAGCCATTCTCAGCTCTTGGCACTCGGTGGTCGTTACGCCGAATTACACCGCACACAGTTCGCGTCGCAGGACGATGATATTTCTGCGGCTAGCTCCGGGCTGAGGCCTGCGTAG
- a CDS encoding RES domain-containing protein, whose translation MRTVKGSFYRAVDPAYRALALAGSRSAGRYSPPDVPTLYLSASLDGVAAAMIAHTDDRTPDLKVLRFEVDAGWIVDLREHDALRSLGIDPAEAAADWQETLARGESPPHGEFEKLWSG comes from the coding sequence ATGCGCACAGTGAAAGGTTCGTTCTATCGTGCAGTGGATCCTGCCTACCGTGCCCTCGCGCTTGCTGGATCGCGGTCCGCTGGTCGATATTCTCCACCGGACGTCCCAACGCTTTACCTCAGCGCCTCACTGGACGGTGTCGCCGCTGCAATGATTGCGCACACTGACGATCGCACTCCCGACCTCAAGGTGCTGAGATTCGAAGTCGATGCCGGCTGGATCGTTGATCTTCGTGAACATGATGCACTGAGGTCACTGGGGATTGACCCTGCGGAGGCGGCGGCAGACTGGCAGGAGACTCTCGCGAGAGGTGAGTCACCGCCTCATGGCGAGTTCGAGAAGCTCTGGAGCGGTTAG
- a CDS encoding class I SAM-dependent methyltransferase gives MVDQQQLWDVEAAQNYDTPGEAMFSDGVLGPTVEVLAELAEGGPAVEFAIGTGRVAIPLSETGIEVSGIELSHAMIAQLRLKVDEGSIPVTQGDMTTEVVGKNFTLAFLVFNTIANLLTQHDQVECFRNAARHLQTGGRFVIELWVPQLRSLPRGHGGSVEVSNPGYLLVDTYDTLRQQVISHHVRFGPDLADGREARISRTPHRYIWPSELDLMARLAGFELETRWADLDRSAFTAESRSHVSIYRLDTRCA, from the coding sequence ATGGTTGATCAACAGCAGCTCTGGGATGTAGAAGCCGCGCAGAACTACGACACTCCTGGCGAGGCGATGTTCTCGGATGGAGTTCTAGGCCCCACGGTGGAAGTCCTGGCTGAGCTCGCGGAGGGCGGTCCAGCGGTGGAGTTCGCCATCGGCACCGGCCGTGTTGCCATTCCTCTCTCGGAGACGGGGATCGAAGTGAGCGGCATCGAGCTCTCCCATGCAATGATCGCTCAGCTGCGTCTAAAGGTCGACGAGGGCAGCATTCCCGTCACACAGGGCGACATGACCACAGAGGTAGTTGGCAAGAACTTCACGCTTGCCTTTCTGGTGTTCAACACCATCGCGAACCTCCTGACACAGCATGACCAAGTCGAGTGCTTCCGCAACGCTGCGCGGCATCTGCAGACGGGTGGGCGCTTCGTCATCGAGTTATGGGTACCACAGCTGCGGTCGCTACCACGGGGCCACGGTGGAAGTGTCGAGGTGAGTAACCCCGGGTATCTCCTCGTCGACACCTATGACACGCTTCGCCAGCAGGTGATCTCCCATCACGTGAGGTTCGGTCCGGACCTGGCAGACGGGCGGGAGGCGCGGATCAGTCGTACACCGCACCGCTATATCTGGCCCAGTGAGCTCGATCTTATGGCACGGCTTGCCGGCTTCGAACTGGAAACCCGATGGGCAGACTTGGACCGCAGCGCATTCACTGCGGAGTCCCGAAGCCACGTCTCGATATACCGGCTCGATACCCGCTGTGCGTAA
- a CDS encoding alanine/glycine:cation symporter family protein translates to MSLGSLAPLANPADQVGWLSALEDGIDAVFKPITEVFSTIVFFPITIGEISFPFVVAWLIAAAVIFTIYFGFIQFRGLGVALDVVRGKFSKPSDPGEVPHFQALTSALSGTVGLGNIAGVGASMALGGPGATFWMILAGLLGMCTKFAECTLGVKYREIHADGTVTGGPFKYLPVAFSKFGKWPAKILTGIFAAAILFFGVAGGNMFQANQTFAQIQNVTGGEDGFLGSVGAAFIFGIVLAALVAAVILGGMKSIGATTSKLVPSMAIVYVLACLVVILTNLSNVPDAFASIINGAFSPEGMAGGVIGVMIVGFQRAAFSNEAGLGSAPIAHSTVKTRRPVSEGFVALFEPLVDTVLICTMTALTIIIAGAPSFGEGMAQVQAGGATPDGVTLTSDAFETVIPWFPIVLAIAVALFAFSTLITWSYYGLKAWGYLFGESKVSEIIYKCVFLFFTVAGCVLTFGQVLTFADAALFVCAFVNLLGVYMLLPVIKKEMKEYLADRKSGKLYDLGEEESELAETNR, encoded by the coding sequence ATGTCCTTAGGATCACTCGCACCCCTGGCCAATCCGGCCGACCAAGTTGGTTGGCTATCCGCTCTTGAAGACGGCATCGACGCCGTCTTCAAACCGATCACGGAAGTATTCTCGACAATAGTCTTTTTCCCCATCACCATTGGGGAGATCTCGTTCCCGTTCGTGGTGGCCTGGCTCATCGCAGCTGCCGTCATCTTTACCATCTACTTCGGTTTCATCCAGTTCCGTGGCCTCGGGGTCGCCCTGGACGTTGTCCGCGGAAAGTTCTCAAAACCCTCCGACCCCGGAGAGGTACCCCATTTTCAGGCGCTGACTTCAGCGCTGTCCGGAACAGTCGGTCTCGGCAACATTGCCGGTGTCGGTGCATCCATGGCCCTCGGCGGCCCGGGGGCAACGTTCTGGATGATCCTCGCCGGTCTCCTCGGCATGTGTACCAAATTCGCGGAATGCACCCTCGGTGTGAAATACCGTGAGATCCACGCAGACGGAACTGTCACAGGTGGCCCGTTCAAGTACCTGCCCGTAGCGTTCAGCAAGTTCGGTAAGTGGCCCGCAAAAATTTTGACCGGGATCTTCGCTGCAGCCATTTTGTTCTTCGGCGTTGCCGGCGGCAATATGTTCCAGGCCAACCAGACGTTTGCACAGATTCAGAACGTCACGGGCGGCGAGGACGGCTTCCTCGGAAGCGTCGGCGCCGCGTTCATTTTCGGTATCGTTCTGGCCGCACTCGTTGCGGCAGTAATTCTCGGTGGGATGAAGTCCATCGGCGCTACCACCTCAAAGCTGGTGCCCTCCATGGCCATCGTTTACGTGCTCGCCTGTCTTGTGGTCATCCTGACCAACCTCAGCAACGTTCCGGATGCATTCGCCTCCATTATCAACGGCGCATTCAGCCCCGAAGGTATGGCCGGTGGTGTCATCGGCGTCATGATCGTTGGGTTCCAGCGGGCCGCGTTCTCCAATGAGGCCGGTCTTGGTTCGGCTCCGATTGCCCACTCCACCGTCAAGACGCGCCGCCCGGTGTCGGAGGGCTTCGTGGCGTTGTTCGAACCGCTGGTGGACACCGTGTTGATCTGTACCATGACGGCATTGACCATCATCATCGCAGGAGCTCCCAGCTTCGGCGAAGGAATGGCTCAGGTTCAGGCTGGCGGGGCGACTCCCGACGGCGTGACGCTCACTTCGGATGCGTTTGAAACGGTTATTCCGTGGTTCCCGATCGTCTTGGCCATCGCGGTTGCGCTCTTTGCCTTCTCCACACTGATCACCTGGTCCTATTACGGCCTCAAAGCCTGGGGCTACCTGTTCGGCGAGAGCAAGGTCTCCGAGATCATTTACAAGTGCGTCTTCCTGTTCTTCACCGTTGCAGGTTGTGTGCTGACCTTCGGTCAGGTTCTCACGTTCGCAGACGCCGCACTGTTTGTCTGTGCATTCGTGAACCTGCTCGGTGTGTACATGCTGCTGCCGGTCATCAAGAAGGAAATGAAGGAGTACCTGGCAGACCGCAAGAGCGGAAAGCTATACGACCTCGGCGAGGAAGAGTCAGAGCTCGCCGAAACCAACCGTTAG
- the pcrA gene encoding DNA helicase PcrA: MDMLFDPYESAPATRRSALQERETDAGSAGVGPVNDVPTTLLPEELLAGLNPQQEAAVQHSGSPLLIVAGAGSGKTRVLSHRIAYLLATRRAHPGQILAITFTNKAAAEMRERIEALVGDAAKRMWISTFHSSCVRILRREAQNVGMRSNFSIYDSADTLRLITLVAKGLDLDPKRFAPKMIQHKISALKNELIDDESFASTANHSDPIEQAVAQVYSGYTQRMRQANAMDFDDLIAQTVFMFRAFPGVADYYRRRFRHVLVDEYQDTNHAQYALVRALTGAVAESGDPEAELTVVGDSDQSIYAFRGADVRNIVEFEKDYPRARTILLEQNYRSTQTILIAANAVISRNPDRPDKHLWTAEGNGEKIVGYVGENEHEEARFIADEIDRLQDDANLRPGDVAIFYRTNAQSRTIEEILMRVGLPYKVVGGTRFYERKEIKDALAYLRVLVNKDDVVNLRRILNEPKRGIGDRAEGAVAALAERERISFMDALRRADEAPGLATRSLNAVNGFVKLIDDLAEVADGSGAAAALEAVLEQTGYLEQLRRSADPQDESRVENLAELVAVIREYVRDNQDGTLGDFLEQVALVADADQIPDMPEGSSEEIAAAVEESRRQGVVTLMTLHTAKGLEFPVVFLTGLEQGIFPHQRSATDPKELAEERRLAYVGLTRARQRLYLTRSEVRSMWGQSQYNPASQFLSEVPEALIDWKREGTEKPSWGGGTTTSRYGGSHWGTGSGGAAPDTSPRRSAVGRVQPQKEVISVSVGDKVNHTSFGNGTVIGLEGSGDKTVAKVKFDIGDKRLLLRYAPLVKVDQ, from the coding sequence ATGGATATGCTGTTTGACCCCTATGAATCCGCCCCCGCTACCCGCCGCTCCGCCCTGCAGGAACGTGAGACTGACGCAGGCAGTGCCGGCGTGGGCCCCGTTAATGACGTCCCGACTACGCTGCTGCCTGAGGAGTTGCTGGCGGGGCTGAATCCGCAACAGGAGGCCGCCGTGCAGCACAGCGGCTCACCCCTGCTGATTGTTGCTGGCGCAGGATCCGGCAAAACCCGTGTGCTCAGTCACCGGATTGCCTACCTGTTGGCTACCCGGCGTGCTCATCCCGGGCAGATCCTTGCTATCACGTTCACCAATAAGGCCGCGGCGGAAATGCGCGAGCGGATTGAGGCGCTGGTTGGTGATGCAGCGAAGCGCATGTGGATTTCCACCTTCCACTCATCGTGTGTGCGGATCCTGCGGCGGGAAGCACAGAACGTGGGGATGCGCTCTAATTTCTCGATCTATGACTCCGCGGACACGTTGCGGCTCATCACGCTCGTTGCCAAGGGACTGGACCTGGATCCCAAGCGCTTTGCACCAAAGATGATCCAGCACAAAATCTCCGCCCTGAAGAATGAGCTGATCGACGACGAATCATTTGCTTCTACGGCTAACCATTCGGATCCGATTGAGCAGGCGGTCGCTCAGGTCTACTCCGGGTACACGCAGCGCATGCGTCAGGCCAACGCCATGGACTTCGATGACCTGATTGCACAGACCGTCTTCATGTTCCGTGCGTTCCCGGGAGTGGCGGACTATTATCGACGCCGGTTCCGCCATGTGCTGGTGGATGAATATCAGGACACCAACCATGCCCAGTATGCGCTGGTCCGCGCACTTACCGGTGCTGTCGCGGAGAGTGGGGATCCTGAGGCGGAGCTGACTGTCGTGGGCGATTCTGACCAGAGTATCTACGCATTTCGTGGTGCCGATGTCCGCAACATCGTGGAGTTCGAGAAGGACTACCCAAGGGCTCGCACCATCCTGCTGGAACAGAACTACAGGTCCACGCAGACCATTCTCATTGCTGCCAACGCGGTCATTTCGCGCAACCCGGACCGCCCCGACAAGCATTTGTGGACCGCAGAGGGCAACGGGGAAAAGATCGTCGGCTACGTTGGCGAGAATGAGCACGAAGAAGCCCGCTTCATTGCTGACGAGATCGACCGCTTGCAAGATGATGCAAACCTTCGGCCCGGCGACGTCGCTATTTTCTACCGCACCAATGCACAGTCGCGGACCATCGAGGAAATTCTTATGCGGGTGGGCCTGCCATACAAGGTGGTGGGCGGTACCCGGTTCTACGAGCGCAAGGAAATCAAGGATGCGCTTGCGTACCTGCGCGTGCTGGTGAACAAGGATGACGTTGTGAACCTGCGGCGCATCCTCAATGAGCCCAAGCGCGGCATCGGCGACCGCGCGGAGGGAGCCGTGGCCGCGCTGGCGGAACGGGAGCGCATCAGCTTCATGGACGCGCTCCGCAGGGCCGACGAAGCCCCCGGTCTGGCAACCCGCTCACTGAATGCGGTCAACGGCTTCGTGAAGCTGATTGACGACCTCGCAGAGGTTGCAGATGGATCGGGTGCCGCTGCAGCGCTGGAAGCCGTTCTGGAGCAAACCGGTTACCTCGAACAACTGCGGCGAAGCGCGGATCCCCAGGATGAGTCCCGGGTGGAGAACCTCGCCGAGCTCGTGGCCGTCATCCGTGAATACGTGCGTGATAATCAGGACGGAACGCTGGGAGACTTCCTGGAGCAGGTGGCTCTCGTCGCTGATGCAGACCAGATCCCGGATATGCCCGAAGGGTCATCAGAGGAGATTGCTGCGGCCGTTGAGGAATCCAGAAGGCAGGGGGTTGTCACCCTGATGACTCTGCATACCGCTAAGGGCCTCGAATTTCCTGTTGTCTTCCTGACTGGTCTGGAACAGGGCATCTTCCCGCACCAACGATCCGCCACGGATCCCAAAGAGCTCGCGGAGGAGCGCAGATTGGCGTACGTGGGCTTGACCCGTGCGCGGCAACGCCTGTACCTGACGCGCTCGGAAGTCCGGAGCATGTGGGGCCAGAGCCAGTACAACCCTGCAAGCCAGTTCCTCTCCGAAGTGCCCGAAGCGCTCATCGATTGGAAGCGTGAAGGTACTGAAAAACCATCGTGGGGCGGCGGTACCACCACGAGCCGATATGGAGGCTCTCACTGGGGCACAGGGTCAGGTGGGGCAGCCCCGGATACAAGTCCGCGCCGCTCCGCCGTCGGGCGTGTTCAACCGCAGAAGGAGGTCATCTCCGTCAGCGTTGGCGACAAGGTGAACCACACGTCCTTCGGAAATGGAACTGTCATCGGTCTTGAAGGTTCTGGGGACAAGACGGTGGCGAAGGTCAAGTTCGACATCGGAGACAAGCGGCTGCTGCTACGGTATGCGCCGTTGGTCAAAGTTGATCAGTGA
- the sucC gene encoding ADP-forming succinate--CoA ligase subunit beta, which translates to MDLFEYQARDLFEAHGVPVLAGIVAHTPEEAKAAAEKIGGVVVVKAQVKVGGRGKAGGVKVAKTPDEAFEHASNILGMDIKGHTVNTIMIAQGADIAEEYYFSVLLDRANRNYLAMCSVEGGVEIEVLAVERPDALAKVAIDPAVGIDRAKADEIVAEAGFAEELRDDVAKAILKLWDVFTKEDATLVEVNPLVKTGSGEILALDGKVSLDENAEFRQEGHAALEDKDATDPLEAKAKAAGLNYVKLDGEVGVIGNGAGLVMSTLDVVAYAGEAHGGVKPANFLDIGGGASAEVMSAGLDVILNDDQVKSVFVNVFGGITACDAVATGIVKALEILGDEADKPLVVRLDGNNVEEGRRILAAANHPLVTLATTMDEGANKAAELAA; encoded by the coding sequence GTGGACCTGTTTGAATATCAGGCGCGCGATTTGTTCGAGGCGCACGGAGTACCCGTGCTTGCCGGCATCGTGGCGCACACACCCGAAGAAGCAAAAGCAGCAGCCGAAAAGATTGGCGGCGTAGTTGTCGTCAAGGCCCAGGTGAAGGTCGGAGGCCGCGGTAAAGCTGGCGGTGTGAAGGTCGCAAAGACACCTGATGAGGCCTTTGAGCACGCGTCAAACATCCTCGGAATGGATATCAAAGGCCATACCGTCAACACCATCATGATCGCCCAGGGCGCAGACATCGCTGAGGAGTACTACTTCTCCGTGCTGCTGGACCGGGCAAATCGTAATTACCTCGCCATGTGCTCTGTTGAAGGCGGCGTGGAAATCGAAGTGCTCGCTGTCGAACGTCCGGACGCGTTGGCCAAGGTAGCCATTGACCCCGCTGTGGGGATTGACCGGGCCAAGGCCGATGAAATCGTTGCAGAAGCCGGTTTCGCCGAGGAGCTGCGCGACGACGTCGCCAAGGCAATTCTGAAGCTGTGGGATGTCTTCACCAAGGAAGACGCCACGCTCGTTGAGGTCAACCCGCTCGTCAAGACCGGATCCGGTGAAATCCTTGCCCTCGACGGCAAGGTATCCCTGGATGAGAATGCTGAGTTCCGTCAGGAAGGCCACGCGGCCCTTGAGGACAAGGACGCCACGGACCCGCTCGAAGCGAAGGCAAAGGCTGCAGGCCTGAACTACGTGAAGCTCGACGGCGAGGTTGGTGTCATCGGAAACGGTGCCGGTCTGGTCATGTCCACGCTCGACGTCGTCGCCTATGCCGGTGAAGCACACGGGGGCGTGAAGCCAGCCAACTTCCTGGACATCGGCGGTGGAGCCTCGGCTGAGGTCATGTCGGCAGGTCTGGACGTCATCCTGAACGACGACCAGGTCAAGTCCGTCTTCGTCAACGTCTTCGGCGGCATCACCGCATGCGACGCTGTGGCAACGGGAATCGTCAAGGCGCTTGAAATCTTGGGCGACGAAGCCGACAAGCCCCTGGTTGTCCGCCTCGACGGCAACAACGTGGAGGAAGGCCGTCGGATCCTTGCTGCAGCAAATCACCCGTTGGTAACTCTTGCCACCACCATGGACGAAGGCGCCAACAAGGCTGCCGAGCTGGCCGCGTAG